In the genome of Flexistipes sinusarabici DSM 4947, one region contains:
- a CDS encoding TetR/AcrR family transcriptional regulator, with amino-acid sequence MSIKSEKTKAIILKTASAEFSAKGFDGARMDEIADKSKVNKATIYYHIGGKEELYEAVISDVLGNYAERLSLNVKKSRTFKSKIYSYIQTFAEIIKEHPHIAPMMLREVAGEGNRFTDDAMSQMGEIIKIIREILKTAKSEGYSLPEKNPVIFHALTISSLLFFYSTIPVRKRASAAGVVADSTELNISLEEFADSFARILYSSFHKEHS; translated from the coding sequence ATGAGCATAAAAAGCGAAAAAACAAAAGCAATTATCTTGAAAACAGCTTCTGCAGAATTTTCAGCTAAAGGTTTTGACGGGGCGAGAATGGACGAAATAGCTGACAAATCGAAAGTAAACAAAGCCACGATTTACTATCATATAGGTGGAAAAGAAGAGCTGTATGAAGCAGTAATATCCGATGTTCTTGGCAATTATGCTGAACGTTTAAGTTTAAATGTAAAAAAATCCCGGACTTTTAAATCTAAAATATATTCTTATATCCAGACTTTTGCAGAAATTATCAAAGAACACCCGCACATTGCCCCAATGATGCTGAGGGAAGTTGCAGGGGAAGGAAACAGATTCACAGATGATGCAATGTCACAAATGGGCGAAATTATCAAAATAATTCGGGAAATATTGAAAACGGCAAAGAGTGAAGGATATTCTTTGCCTGAGAAGAATCCGGTGATATTTCACGCACTGACAATCAGTTCCCTTCTGTTCTTTTATTCTACAATACCGGTAAGGAAAAGAGCTTCCGCGGCCGGTGTTGTTGCTGATTCAACTGAGCTAAATATTTCACTGGAAGAATTTGCGGACAGTTTTGCCCGAATTCTATATTCATCATTTCACAAGGAGCACTCATGA
- a CDS encoding cupin domain-containing protein, whose product MEIIKMDEVEGFINKRGIKAKQLLKNDDVQIMNLILYPGEAVPEHSVPVYVFFYVVEGSGTLKIGDEENVVSAKDIIPCPRNTVMSLKADQNETFVVLNVKTPSL is encoded by the coding sequence ATGGAAATTATCAAAATGGACGAAGTTGAAGGTTTTATCAACAAAAGAGGAATCAAGGCAAAACAGCTTCTGAAAAATGACGATGTTCAGATTATGAATCTTATTTTATATCCCGGTGAAGCGGTTCCTGAGCATTCGGTACCCGTGTATGTATTCTTTTATGTCGTTGAGGGAAGCGGTACATTGAAGATAGGTGATGAAGAGAATGTGGTTTCTGCAAAGGATATTATTCCATGTCCCCGAAATACTGTAATGTCTCTGAAAGCGGATCAGAATGAAACATTTGTAGTATTAAATGTAAAAACACCGAGCTTATAA
- a CDS encoding NAD(P)/FAD-dependent oxidoreductase has product MKEIVIIGAGFGGLNAAKILAGNKDFNITILDKENHHLFKPLLYQVASAGLNESDIAYPIRSIFAKYKNVKVFKENVVDIDGESKKVITDSKIHQYDYLIIACGAVENYFKNTNWVNFAPPLQKLSHAQHLRNKILNAFEMAEKSKDEEERKKHLTFVIVGGGPTGVELAGAIGEITRITLTKEFRNIDPSLSRIILIEANNTILRSFDKKLIKKALRDLESLGVQVWTNSRVTDISGDYINIANETIKTSTIMWAAGTMANSLAEKINCDKDQMGKILVENDLSLNQFPDVYAVGDIVHFEQNGRVLPGLAPVAMQQGKYAAKVILKREAGKPYKPFKYRDKGQLATIGRSKAIAEIKRFKVSGTLAWITWLFVHILYLTGFKNRMLVMLQWAWSYFTFKKGARIIIDK; this is encoded by the coding sequence ATGAAAGAGATTGTCATAATCGGTGCAGGATTTGGCGGTCTGAATGCTGCCAAAATTTTAGCCGGTAACAAAGATTTCAACATTACAATACTTGATAAGGAGAATCACCACCTTTTCAAACCTCTCCTTTATCAGGTAGCTTCAGCGGGATTAAATGAATCCGATATCGCTTATCCAATTCGCAGCATTTTTGCAAAATATAAGAATGTAAAAGTATTCAAAGAGAATGTGGTGGATATTGACGGCGAGTCAAAAAAGGTTATTACCGACTCTAAAATTCATCAGTATGACTACCTTATTATTGCCTGCGGTGCTGTGGAAAATTATTTCAAAAATACCAATTGGGTCAATTTTGCTCCTCCCCTTCAAAAATTGTCCCATGCCCAACATTTGAGAAATAAAATTTTGAATGCCTTTGAAATGGCTGAAAAATCTAAAGACGAGGAGGAAAGGAAAAAGCATCTGACTTTTGTTATAGTGGGTGGCGGTCCCACCGGTGTGGAATTAGCTGGCGCAATTGGAGAAATTACACGTATTACTCTCACCAAAGAGTTCCGGAATATTGATCCGTCTTTGTCCAGAATTATTTTAATTGAAGCAAATAACACAATTTTGCGCAGTTTTGATAAAAAACTTATTAAAAAGGCATTAAGGGATTTGGAGTCACTGGGTGTTCAGGTATGGACTAACAGCAGGGTTACGGACATATCGGGTGATTATATAAATATTGCTAATGAGACCATCAAAACATCAACAATAATGTGGGCTGCCGGGACAATGGCAAACAGTTTAGCTGAAAAGATTAATTGTGATAAAGACCAAATGGGGAAAATACTGGTTGAAAATGACCTCAGCTTAAATCAGTTTCCGGATGTTTATGCTGTAGGTGATATTGTTCATTTTGAGCAAAACGGTCGCGTTTTGCCGGGCTTAGCTCCTGTGGCAATGCAGCAGGGAAAATATGCGGCAAAAGTAATTTTAAAAAGAGAAGCCGGGAAACCTTATAAACCATTTAAATACAGAGATAAAGGGCAACTGGCTACAATAGGCAGGAGCAAGGCAATTGCCGAAATAAAACGTTTTAAAGTTTCCGGAACATTGGCATGGATTACATGGCTTTTTGTACATATCTTATACTTGACCGGATTTAAGAACAGGATGCTTGTAATGCTGCAATGGGCGTGGTCGTATTTTACATTTAAAAAAGGCGCCAGAATAATTATCGATAAATAA
- a CDS encoding IS1380-like element ISFsi1 family transposase has protein sequence MSKLNYKLERSNDKITPFGGISLLIPLLDKMGIRDFLDKELDHPGSNRGKPPSSKIIPVILSMICGGRSFSDIDKLSFDKVLSYISGIEDIPDSSSISRYFSKTESMLDEVAVNKTISKLGSLNYKIVKDALKRENLFSVTLDQDATYAKVYKRDAKYCYKKFKAYSSMTCFIGESGYCIDEEFREGNVSAQVGILEQLQRVHKYLESCGIEVSNVRNDSAGYQSKVLNYCFDNDLTFFIGGDLDSSVRKGINHIPSDSWKRYRNRYGDESDNEEIAEFIHCMENTKESFRIIVVRKKIESDNPTVPELLGDKYEYRVIATNSKLDAEKVVHFYNLRGVCEYNIKEAKYGFNLKSFPSGNLAGNGLWFKTGILAYNLIMYLKRIIMGGVYKNKEMGSIRYQVISIAGKLVSHGGNKLKLCCSVDMFKKMEQWRTECLTL, from the coding sequence ATGAGCAAACTAAACTACAAATTAGAAAGAAGCAATGATAAAATTACCCCATTTGGTGGAATATCTTTGTTAATCCCACTGTTAGATAAGATGGGCATCCGAGATTTCCTTGATAAAGAACTTGATCATCCAGGCTCTAACAGAGGCAAACCGCCATCTTCTAAAATAATTCCTGTTATTCTATCGATGATATGCGGTGGCAGGAGTTTCAGTGATATCGACAAACTTTCTTTTGATAAGGTTTTAAGCTATATCAGCGGTATTGAAGATATCCCGGATAGTTCCAGCATCAGTAGGTATTTTTCAAAAACAGAAAGCATGTTGGATGAAGTAGCAGTTAATAAAACAATCAGCAAACTGGGCAGTCTCAACTATAAAATAGTGAAAGATGCTTTAAAAAGAGAAAATTTATTTTCAGTTACTCTGGATCAGGACGCCACTTATGCAAAGGTGTATAAAAGGGATGCCAAGTATTGTTATAAGAAATTTAAAGCATACAGTTCTATGACGTGTTTTATAGGAGAGAGCGGTTATTGTATAGACGAGGAATTTCGGGAAGGCAATGTAAGTGCCCAGGTTGGCATACTTGAACAGCTTCAGAGAGTCCATAAATATCTTGAATCTTGTGGTATAGAAGTATCCAATGTTCGTAATGATTCTGCCGGTTACCAATCTAAAGTATTGAATTACTGTTTTGATAACGATTTAACGTTTTTTATAGGAGGTGACCTTGATAGTTCAGTTCGTAAAGGAATAAATCATATACCATCTGATTCATGGAAAAGATATAGAAATAGGTATGGAGATGAAAGTGATAATGAGGAAATAGCAGAGTTTATTCACTGTATGGAAAACACTAAGGAGAGTTTCCGTATAATAGTTGTTCGTAAGAAAATTGAGTCAGACAACCCCACAGTTCCGGAGCTTCTTGGTGATAAATATGAATATCGTGTTATTGCAACTAATTCAAAACTGGATGCAGAAAAGGTGGTACATTTTTATAATTTGCGCGGTGTTTGTGAATACAATATAAAAGAAGCAAAGTATGGTTTTAATTTAAAAAGCTTTCCTTCGGGTAATCTTGCGGGTAACGGCTTATGGTTTAAGACAGGAATACTGGCATATAATCTGATTATGTACCTCAAACGAATCATAATGGGAGGTGTCTATAAAAATAAAGAGATGGGTAGTATACGTTATCAGGTCATATCTATAGCGGGGAAACTTGTGTCCCACGGCGGTAATAAACTGAAGTTGTGCTGCAGTGTGGATATGTTCAAAAAAATGGAACAGTGGAGGACAGAATGTTTAACGTTGTGA
- a CDS encoding DMT family transporter: MPGLNTIFVILAALCWGLSGGIGGVLMADGWDPFVVSFYRGGIGLLFVVGWLVLRPQKSGLTSCRLWIWSAVAGLGVAGNFSFYFVSISEGSVAVAATLMYCAPVFVYLISFFLKIERPTLVKWIAIIMVMIGVVLLTRIYQTGTGGVTVIGAGAGLLSGLSYAVFIFGFKYAAPHGSPQAILVIAFTVLAAVLILPGDNEQVLAVLNTPSWPLFVTLGVLGAGLSFILYIIGLNHTAPAVASIVAMVEPVTASLFGVVALDESLVGVQVVGMGLILFTVTALSVHGAQRKSYDLPVAE; the protein is encoded by the coding sequence ATGCCGGGTTTAAATACGATTTTTGTGATATTAGCTGCGCTGTGCTGGGGACTGTCAGGGGGGATTGGCGGTGTTTTAATGGCAGACGGCTGGGATCCATTCGTGGTCTCGTTCTATCGGGGTGGCATCGGTCTGTTGTTTGTTGTTGGCTGGCTGGTGCTGCGTCCTCAAAAGAGCGGTTTGACAAGCTGCCGTTTGTGGATTTGGTCGGCTGTTGCCGGGCTCGGTGTAGCCGGTAACTTTTCTTTCTATTTCGTAAGCATCTCTGAGGGCAGTGTTGCAGTTGCAGCCACTCTTATGTACTGTGCCCCGGTTTTTGTTTATCTCATATCCTTTTTTCTTAAAATTGAGCGTCCCACTTTGGTTAAATGGATTGCAATTATTATGGTAATGATTGGAGTTGTGCTGCTTACCCGTATTTACCAGACCGGAACGGGAGGTGTAACGGTTATCGGCGCCGGGGCTGGGCTGCTTTCCGGACTGTCTTATGCTGTATTTATTTTCGGATTCAAATATGCGGCGCCTCACGGCAGCCCGCAGGCAATTCTCGTCATTGCGTTCACTGTTCTCGCCGCCGTGCTTATTTTGCCCGGTGATAACGAACAGGTTCTTGCGGTACTGAATACGCCGAGTTGGCCGCTGTTTGTAACTCTGGGTGTACTTGGAGCCGGATTATCATTCATTCTTTATATAATTGGGCTGAATCATACCGCCCCTGCCGTGGCATCAATTGTGGCAATGGTGGAGCCTGTTACTGCTTCGCTGTTTGGTGTTGTGGCTTTGGATGAAAGCCTTGTCGGTGTTCAGGTTGTGGGAATGGGACTGATATTGTTTACTGTCACTGCATTAAGTGTGCATGGTGCCCAGAGGAAATCGTACGATTTGCCGGTTGCTGAGTAG
- a CDS encoding nitroreductase family protein, with protein MSVRNTITDRRAYRSLEPFNVTDDLIYDLAECAGLSSSCFNNQPWRYVFVYDRSLSVIIKNVVLN; from the coding sequence ATGAGTGTCAGGAACACAATCACAGACAGAAGAGCATACAGGTCATTGGAGCCTTTTAATGTAACCGATGATTTAATCTATGATCTGGCCGAATGTGCCGGGCTCAGCTCTTCATGCTTTAACAATCAGCCATGGAGATATGTTTTTGTTTATGACAGGAGTTTATCAGTTATAATCAAAAATGTAGTCCTAAACTGA
- a CDS encoding IS1634 family transposase — protein sequence MFLRKVESKRKSGYTHTTVQLVESYRNEEGKSRTRILYHFGPLDKFLQADADKLVDSVLKMKGEVFLDHLEKFGSAKNFGDLFTIFRILKELKFFQEIEKIKESETRIEFDLVGHINALISNRINDPSSKLKLLSWLELVYLPELKSSGINYNNLLRSMDFLIKHKKRLEDRLAESVLSIFDLSLRMCFYDMTSSYFETNNLSDSDIRCYGYSRDNRSDRVQVTIGVVMTEEGIPIAHYVFPGNTADVSTLQEVVKDIKDRFGDFREVSIVTDKGMTSDKNIDYLLSGDHSFIVGESKTKKISREILSEANTEQEDKESGFTYEKVVPYKYEVDGIKRLCNLRYVCSFNPETYRLNAEKFKVKLADYEEKLSEINAKDIDSADKYSQLKSWLKSHGMVKWFDLSIQGDVVISKSNDSVLSSVQAGFGWFLIKSNLSWEWNKEELVSGYKTLWKVEHGFRELKHSFDIRPMYHWTERRIRAHVFLCFIGMVATSVIEKRLKDSGIDMSWEKCLYEMRKIKVIDYRTKSGIYGHAINEISKQQEKLFRAVGCPKPKLGHL from the coding sequence ATGTTTTTGAGAAAAGTAGAGTCCAAAAGAAAATCAGGGTATACGCATACAACCGTGCAGCTGGTGGAATCATACAGAAATGAAGAGGGTAAGAGCAGAACAAGAATTCTTTATCATTTCGGTCCATTGGATAAATTTCTTCAGGCTGATGCTGACAAGCTTGTAGACAGTGTATTGAAGATGAAGGGCGAGGTATTTCTTGATCATTTGGAAAAATTTGGTTCAGCTAAAAACTTTGGAGATTTGTTTACCATATTCCGTATATTAAAGGAGCTAAAGTTTTTCCAGGAAATAGAAAAGATTAAGGAGAGTGAAACCCGTATAGAGTTTGATCTGGTAGGCCATATTAACGCATTGATCTCAAATAGAATTAATGACCCTTCGAGTAAACTAAAGTTATTAAGCTGGCTTGAGTTAGTATATTTGCCGGAATTAAAATCAAGCGGAATCAACTATAATAACCTATTAAGATCGATGGATTTTTTAATAAAGCATAAGAAACGTCTTGAAGATCGTCTTGCAGAGAGCGTGCTGAGTATTTTTGATTTAAGCCTGCGCATGTGTTTTTATGACATGACTTCGAGTTATTTTGAGACGAACAATTTAAGTGATTCAGATATACGTTGTTATGGTTATTCAAGGGACAACCGTTCAGACAGGGTACAGGTGACTATAGGTGTAGTAATGACAGAGGAAGGTATTCCGATAGCTCATTATGTGTTCCCGGGCAACACAGCAGATGTGAGTACATTGCAGGAAGTGGTAAAAGATATAAAGGATAGATTTGGAGACTTTCGTGAAGTTTCGATAGTAACGGACAAGGGGATGACAAGTGACAAGAATATAGATTATTTACTATCCGGTGATCATTCATTTATAGTTGGAGAATCCAAGACTAAAAAGATATCCAGAGAGATATTATCAGAAGCTAATACTGAGCAAGAGGACAAAGAGAGCGGTTTTACATATGAAAAGGTTGTGCCGTATAAATATGAAGTTGACGGTATTAAAAGACTTTGCAATTTACGTTATGTTTGCAGTTTTAATCCTGAGACGTATCGCTTGAATGCTGAAAAATTCAAGGTAAAGCTTGCTGATTATGAAGAAAAGCTTTCGGAGATAAATGCTAAGGATATAGATTCAGCAGATAAGTATAGTCAACTTAAATCCTGGCTAAAATCACACGGTATGGTTAAGTGGTTTGATTTGTCTATTCAGGGAGACGTTGTTATTTCTAAATCCAATGATTCGGTTCTGTCTTCAGTTCAAGCCGGTTTTGGCTGGTTTTTAATAAAGTCCAACTTATCCTGGGAGTGGAACAAAGAAGAGCTTGTGTCAGGTTATAAGACATTATGGAAAGTGGAGCATGGTTTTCGTGAGTTAAAGCATTCATTTGATATCCGTCCTATGTATCATTGGACAGAAAGGCGCATTAGGGCGCATGTATTTCTTTGTTTCATAGGTATGGTAGCAACGAGTGTAATAGAGAAGAGGCTAAAAGATTCCGGGATTGATATGAGTTGGGAGAAGTGCTTGTATGAAATGCGAAAAATTAAAGTTATAGATTACAGGACAAAGTCTGGTATTTATGGTCATGCTATTAATGAGATTAGTAAGCAGCAGGAAAAATTATTCAGAGCTGTGGGGTGTCCAAAACCTAAATTGGGACATTTGTAG
- a CDS encoding DUF488 domain-containing protein has translation MGVQIKRVYDTVSQSDGVRILVDGIWPRGIKKEDLSLDFWFKDAAPSISLRKWFSHDKDKWEEFKKLYFAELKTKAEILDKLTDIAKNNNKLTLLYSARNRRYNQAAALKEFLENEFDISEK, from the coding sequence ATGGGTGTTCAGATTAAAAGGGTATACGACACTGTGTCCCAGAGCGACGGTGTAAGAATTTTGGTGGACGGCATCTGGCCAAGAGGAATTAAGAAAGAGGATTTGTCTCTGGATTTTTGGTTTAAGGATGCCGCACCCAGTATTAGTTTACGCAAATGGTTTTCTCATGATAAAGACAAATGGGAGGAGTTTAAAAAACTGTATTTTGCAGAACTGAAAACAAAAGCTGAGATTTTGGATAAATTGACTGATATTGCAAAAAATAATAATAAATTAACTCTCCTGTATTCGGCAAGAAATCGCCGGTATAACCAGGCAGCAGCATTAAAAGAATTTTTAGAGAATGAGTTTGATATTTCTGAAAAGTGA
- the tig gene encoding trigger factor, whose amino-acid sequence MKVEVKDVENSQKELTVEVPAEKYNERFEAEVKKLAPTVKIPGFRKGKAPKNIIIREHNHKLRVNALENLINDSVYEAITSEGINPLNTPVIKDVNFEENEPIKFKVYVDVFPEVNIENYKGYSFEKEIAEVRENDVEKVLEDLREKNSSFEPVEDKAVEKDDMVVIDFVGTIDGEKFEGGSANDYSIVVGSNTFLEDFEDGLIGMKPGETKNIKVTFPENYAKDLAGKEANFEVTLKEVKQKDVPELNDDFAKDIDENCETLDDLKKLVREDLEKEAAQMAKDRLYDKIIEKLIEENPFEVPETIVDEQAGRLADQTLQQYMYMYGVNPEQLGLNKDNIKDEFKARAATQVKSAIILNKLAEMHSIEVSEEEMENKIEELAEEMKKDVEEYKKEIEQQGGKESLKNNIMTDKIFDFLGEHNEIAEKYVDPDELAEKQKAEEAAEQEEPEENKEKSGEE is encoded by the coding sequence ATGAAGGTTGAAGTAAAAGATGTTGAAAATTCTCAGAAGGAACTGACTGTTGAAGTTCCTGCCGAGAAATATAATGAAAGATTTGAAGCGGAAGTCAAAAAGCTTGCTCCGACTGTAAAAATACCCGGATTCAGGAAAGGTAAAGCTCCTAAAAATATTATTATCAGGGAGCATAATCACAAGCTGAGGGTTAACGCTTTGGAGAATCTTATTAATGATTCAGTTTATGAGGCTATAACTTCAGAGGGAATAAATCCGTTGAATACTCCGGTTATTAAGGATGTGAATTTTGAAGAGAACGAACCTATTAAATTCAAGGTTTATGTCGATGTATTTCCAGAGGTAAATATAGAAAATTATAAAGGCTATTCGTTTGAGAAGGAGATTGCCGAGGTCAGAGAGAATGACGTGGAAAAAGTTCTTGAAGATCTTCGTGAGAAAAACAGTTCTTTTGAGCCTGTGGAAGATAAGGCTGTTGAAAAGGATGATATGGTTGTAATCGATTTTGTCGGCACAATTGACGGAGAGAAGTTTGAAGGCGGTTCGGCGAATGATTACAGCATTGTTGTGGGTTCAAATACGTTTCTGGAAGATTTTGAAGACGGACTCATCGGGATGAAACCAGGGGAAACAAAAAATATTAAAGTGACATTCCCTGAAAACTATGCGAAAGACCTTGCCGGTAAAGAGGCAAATTTCGAGGTTACGTTAAAAGAAGTTAAGCAGAAAGATGTACCTGAGCTTAATGACGATTTCGCAAAGGATATCGACGAAAACTGTGAAACACTGGATGATTTGAAAAAACTTGTCAGAGAGGATCTTGAGAAAGAGGCCGCACAGATGGCTAAGGACAGGTTGTATGACAAAATTATCGAAAAACTGATAGAGGAAAATCCTTTTGAAGTTCCTGAAACTATAGTGGATGAGCAGGCCGGCAGGCTTGCTGACCAGACGCTGCAACAGTACATGTATATGTACGGCGTTAATCCGGAGCAGCTGGGGCTGAATAAAGACAATATAAAAGACGAGTTTAAGGCAAGGGCAGCAACTCAGGTTAAGAGTGCAATAATTCTTAACAAACTTGCCGAAATGCACAGCATAGAAGTAAGTGAAGAAGAAATGGAAAATAAAATTGAAGAACTTGCTGAAGAGATGAAAAAAGATGTAGAGGAATACAAAAAAGAAATTGAACAACAAGGCGGTAAAGAGAGTCTAAAGAATAACATCATGACAGATAAAATATTCGATTTTCTCGGCGAACATAATGAAATTGCCGAAAAATACGTTGATCCGGATGAGCTTGCTGAAAAGCAGAAAGCTGAAGAAGCAGCAGAGCAGGAAGAACCGGAAGAAAATAAAGAGAAAAGCGGGGAAGAATAA
- the clpP gene encoding ATP-dependent Clp endopeptidase proteolytic subunit ClpP — MSFYVPYVIEQTGRGERAYDIYSRLLKDRIIFMGTPIEDNLANTIIAQLLFLEADDPDKDIHLYINSPGGVITSGLAILDTINYIKPDVSTICLGQAASMAAVLLACGASGKRYSVPNARIMIHQPLGGFQGQAKDIEIHAKEILRMKARINEILAEKTGKPLEQIEADSDRDFFMSSEEALQYGLIDEVISKRS, encoded by the coding sequence ATGAGTTTTTATGTACCATATGTGATAGAACAGACAGGCAGAGGGGAAAGAGCCTACGATATATATTCAAGGCTTCTTAAGGACAGAATTATTTTCATGGGAACACCTATTGAGGATAATCTGGCTAATACAATAATTGCACAGCTTTTATTCCTGGAGGCTGATGACCCTGACAAGGATATCCACCTTTATATAAACAGCCCCGGTGGAGTTATTACAAGCGGCTTAGCTATTCTGGATACAATTAATTATATAAAACCCGATGTTTCCACAATCTGTCTCGGTCAGGCTGCGAGCATGGCTGCTGTTCTTTTGGCATGCGGAGCCAGTGGAAAAAGATATTCTGTACCCAATGCCAGAATAATGATTCATCAACCTCTTGGCGGATTTCAGGGCCAGGCGAAGGATATAGAAATTCATGCGAAGGAAATATTAAGGATGAAAGCCAGGATAAACGAAATACTGGCTGAAAAAACGGGAAAACCTCTGGAACAGATTGAGGCTGACAGCGACAGAGATTTTTTCATGAGCAGTGAGGAAGCTCTCCAATACGGCTTGATTGATGAGGTCATCTCAAAAAGGTCTTGA
- the clpX gene encoding ATP-dependent Clp protease ATP-binding subunit ClpX — protein sequence MAKKKNEELFCSFCGKHQEEVKKLIAGPTDVYICDECIYLCNDILEEDLEAKEAQGDVKLLSPKEIKAKLDDYVIGQDSAKKILSVAVYNHFKRVLYGNKSEVELEKSNILLLGSTGTGKTLLARTLARILNVPFAIADATTLTEAGYVGEDVENVVLKLLQSADFDVDKTEKGIIFIDEIDKITRKTDSPSITRDVSGEGVQQALLKIIEGTVANIPPQGGRKHPNQDYVQVDTSNILFVCGGAFEHLDGIIKERIGKKAVGFKSNTKNVNDYERADILKLLQPEDLIKYGLIPEFVGRVPVAAVLDDLDEDALVSILTEPKNSLVKQYEEIFKFDNVKLSFTDGALRGIARQAINRKTGARGLRGILEETMMDIMYKIPSHKDIKECIINEDTVSSGADPVIINEDEKESA from the coding sequence ATGGCGAAAAAGAAAAATGAAGAGCTTTTCTGCTCTTTTTGCGGAAAACATCAGGAAGAGGTTAAAAAACTTATAGCCGGTCCAACTGATGTGTATATCTGCGATGAATGTATATATTTATGTAATGATATACTAGAAGAGGATCTTGAAGCAAAAGAAGCACAAGGTGATGTGAAGCTTTTAAGTCCGAAAGAGATAAAAGCCAAGCTGGATGATTATGTGATTGGTCAGGATAGTGCCAAGAAGATATTGAGTGTTGCCGTGTATAACCATTTTAAACGTGTACTGTACGGTAATAAATCTGAAGTTGAATTGGAAAAATCCAATATCCTTCTGTTAGGTTCCACTGGGACAGGGAAGACATTGCTGGCAAGGACTCTTGCCAGGATACTGAATGTTCCTTTTGCTATAGCGGATGCAACAACACTTACAGAAGCCGGCTATGTCGGTGAGGATGTTGAAAATGTTGTTTTGAAACTTCTTCAATCCGCTGACTTTGATGTGGATAAAACGGAAAAAGGTATCATTTTTATAGACGAAATTGACAAAATCACACGTAAAACAGACAGCCCTTCCATTACCAGGGATGTCAGCGGTGAGGGAGTGCAGCAGGCACTGTTGAAAATAATCGAGGGTACTGTTGCCAATATACCGCCTCAGGGAGGCAGAAAACATCCAAATCAGGATTACGTTCAGGTGGATACTTCCAATATACTGTTTGTATGCGGCGGTGCTTTTGAACATCTTGACGGCATTATAAAAGAGCGTATAGGCAAGAAAGCAGTTGGTTTTAAATCAAACACTAAGAATGTCAACGATTATGAGAGAGCAGATATACTGAAACTTTTGCAGCCTGAGGATCTTATAAAGTATGGACTGATACCGGAATTTGTCGGACGTGTACCGGTTGCAGCTGTTCTGGATGATCTGGATGAAGATGCACTTGTTTCTATACTTACAGAACCGAAGAATTCATTGGTAAAACAGTATGAGGAAATTTTTAAATTTGATAATGTGAAATTGTCTTTTACCGATGGTGCTCTCAGGGGAATTGCCAGACAGGCTATTAACAGAAAAACAGGAGCCAGAGGTTTGAGGGGCATTTTAGAGGAAACAATGATGGATATTATGTATAAGATACCATCCCACAAAGATATCAAAGAATGTATCATTAATGAGGATACGGTCAGTTCAGGGGCTGACCCGGTGATAATAAATGAGGATGAAAAAGAATCAGCATAA